The genomic region tggtgaaaccctgtctctactaaaaatacaaaaattaggcaggcaggcatggtggcgcacacctgtaatcccagctacttgggaggctgaagcacgagaatcactggaTCCCAGGAtgtgcaggttgcagtgaacagagatggcaccactgtattccagcctagagtgagagagcgagactctatcaaaaaaaaaaaaaaaagaagcctagtTAACGTAATAGGCATTACTTTAGACTAAAGGACTGTACTTTAGATTGAAGACCTCTCTGAAGAGATAATACTTTGAGCTGAGAtcttagaaagaaaattattaactttttttggCAGGGGCAGACCAAGActttctctgtggcccaggctggggtgcagtggctcaatcatagcccactgcagcatccacctcccaggatcaagtgatcctttcacctcagcctcccaagtagctggaaccacaggcatagccaccacacccagctaattttttaatgttttgcagagatggggtctcaatatgttacccaggctgccaTGTGCACTCAAATTTGGTGcactcaaattcctggcctcaagcaatcctcctgccttgaactcctaaaatgctgggattacaggtgtgacccactgcacttGGCTTATTAGCCAATGTTAACATATTAAATGAATCTATATATTGCTAGGCAGAGCAGCTTACAAAATGCCAGAATGCATAATCAAACTGGACAGGCTCAATGAATGATTACACTGTGCTTAATGGCTAAGCTCAACACCTTGATATAGCTTTATGATTTgcagaaaatttttaataatggtcCCTATAAGAATCACCTGTAGACCAggtacggtgactcacgcctgtaatcccagcactttgggaagccaaggcgggcggatcacctgacatcaggaattcgagaccagtctgaccaacatggtgaaaccccgtctatactttaaaaatacaaaaattcaccaagCGTGGTGCTAATGtctgtggcatgcacctgtagtaccagctactccagaggctgaggcaggagaatcacttaaacccaggaggcggaggttgcaatgagatgagatcgcaccactgcactccagcctgggtgacagagtgagacttcttctcaaaaaaaaattaataaaaaataaaaaataaaaaaacacacaacaacaGAAAAGAATCACCTGTAATTTAAAGTAAATTTCAGTAATTTTACTAAATTACTAATTTTAACCTAAAACTCACCAATTTTGGACAAAATCAGACACATAACCAAAAACATTCTGGACAGAATATTATTTCATGGTAGATGGTATAATTTCTCCCAAAGATAAAAACATTTATGATCATCTATGAGGtaaagaaaaggctgggcacagtgtctcacgcttgtagtcccagcactttgggagcccaaggcgggtggatcacttgagcccaggagttcaagactagcccgggcaacatgacaaaaccccatcgctacaaaaaatacaaaaatttagctgggcatggtggcagacgcctgtgttcccagctactcaggaggctgagatgggaggaacacctgagcccaggaggtagaggctataGTGAgaagtgatcgtgccactgcactctagtctaggTGACacaacaagatcctgtctcaaaaaaaaattagaaaggcgGGGGGGAACACTGATAGAAAAGAAGATTTTGTCAAAAAACATGAAATTCTGCTTTGtggttttaaagtattttcactataatcaccatttatttttattataggcCTTAGATAAGGGGAAAAGTCTTTTAAGAGTTATtcctggccaagcatggtggctcatgcctgtaatcccagcactttgggaggccaaggcgtgtggatcacctgaggtcaggagttcgagaccatcctggccaacatggtgaaaccccgtctctactaaaaatacaaaagttagccaggcatggtggcacatgtctgtaatcccagctactcgggaggctgaagtagaagaattgcttgaacctgggaggcggaggttgcggtgaggcaagatcgtgccactgcactccagcctgggcgacaagagtgaacttctgtctcaaaaaaaaaaagagtatttcggTAGAAATATAAGAATTGTTGACAAAACTAAAATTGAGCTAAAGATTAACAAACTATTCTCAGTCTGACcgaacaaaatacaaaagaaacaggATTTAAATAACAGAATTAATAAATGTTAGATAATAGATACATAGCAAGAAATATAGGCCTGGTgccctggctcacacctgtaatcccaacactttgagaggccaaggcaggaggatcacttgaggccaggagtttgagaccagcctgggcaacctacgGAGacccttgtctttacaaaaaaattttaaaaattagccaggcatggtggtgagtgcctgtggtcccagctactcgggaggctgaggcaggaggatcacttgagcctgggaaatggaggctgcagtgagccatgcactaccactgcactctagccagggtgacagaacaagaccttgtctcaaaaaaaaaaaagaagaaaagaaaagaaaaatgaggccgggcgtggtggctcaggcctgtaatcccagcactttgggaggccaaggcaggtggatcacctgaggtcaggagttcaaaaccagcctggccaacatggcaaaaccccgtctctactaaaaatacaaaaaaaaattagctgggcatggtggcgcatgcctgtaatcccagctacacaggaggctgaggaaggagaatcgcttgaacccgggaggcggaggttgcagtgagccaagatcgtgccactgcactccagcctgggcaacagagcgagactccatctcaaaaaaaaaaaaaaagagagagagagaaaaagaaatacatatgcttttcaaaaatacatagaacatatatttaaaatgataatatatcaggccaaataaaaacttaaaaaaattccaaaggcAGAAATTGCACAAGTCAAATTATCTGTTAAAAacaaactataaataaataacatcaggTTAACAAAAAGGGCAAAATatttagaacttttaaaaatcatttatagaaattattttgggggaaagaggaaattaaaatggCAGCTTCTGTTTATGtacaaaacaacaaaaggaacCCTACCTTTCAAAACTGATAAGACGTAAACAACCCTGTAATCAGAGGCAAAATTGTTATGTTAAGTGTTTCtattaagaaagaattttaaaaataaaatgtttcacatAAAAGAagtatgaaaaagaacaaaatgaccCAAAGTAGCAGGTAGACAGAATCAAACATAATAAAAGCAGACATTACTgaaacaaataatagaaataaatgttaaataaaaccaTGACCTGGGTCTTTGAtaagatcaataaaataaaactctagagaggcggggcatggtggcttacacctgtaatcccagcactttgggaggccaaggcaaaagaatcacttgaccccagaagTTGGAGAAcggcctgggcgacatagcaagaggctatcttctacaaaaaatacaaaaattagccaggcatggtggtgcatgcctgtgttcccagctacttacttgggagactgaggcaggaggattgattgagcctgggaggtcaaagctacagtgagcaatggtcacaccactgcactacagcctgggtaacagagtgagaccctacctcaaaaaaaaaaaaccaaaaccaaaacaaacaaacaaacaaacaaaacctctagAGAGACTTATCAAGGAAAATAGAGCACATATttcaaaatttggaaataaaggCCGGGcaggcagctcatgcctgtaatcccagcactttgggaggccgaggcgggtggatcacttcaggtcaggagttcaagaccagcctggccaacatggtgaaaccccgtttccattaaaatacaaaaagtaaccagccatgatggcacgcacctgtaatcccagctatttggaaggctgaggcaggagaatcgtttgaacccaggaggcagaggttgcagtgagctgagatcgtgccactgcactccagcttgggcgacagagcaaagctccatctcaaaaaaaaaaaaaaaaaaatggaaataaaaaatggagtTTAGCCAAAAATGCAGTGGAGACTTAGAAAGCTGTAAGAGAATATTTTGTCAATTCTATGCTAATAACATTacatttttgagataattttatgccacttttttttttaagccaagtTATATGGTGAATGTTGCTTACTAGTAGATTTCCTAAAACAGCATTTCCTACATTCCTAAAATATGCTGGGTTTTCTTTGGTACTATCTTATTTAAGATAAGATATTCATAAGTGAGTTTTGTTATATAGTTGTTCTTTGTGACATGATTTTCAGGTTTTGATGTGGCTTTGACAAAAAGTATGAACATCTTTTATTTCTCCGTGCCTGGATACAATTTATATAGAAGCAGAATTGCTTATTTCTTGGCTATTTGGAAGACTTTATCTAAAACTCCTGTGGGTCTGGTGGATTTGGGGTGGGAAGCTGGTTAACATTTACAGTTTTGTTTCTGCTTGCTGTTTTATCTCAGAGTTCTAAAACTGTGGACAATTAGttacatttttctagaaaataatctACCTCATTCAGATTTTCAAATTTCGTTGCACAGTTTTGCAAGGTACAAAGCCATTTCATTTCCTCTTTGTTATGATATTTCCTCcactctgtttctttttgtttgtttgtttgtttttgaggcagagtctcactcactctgtcccctagactggggtgcagtggcacggtcttggctcactgcaacctctgccttcccaattcaagcaattctcctgcctctgcctcccgagtagctgggattacaggcatgcaccaccataaccagctaatttttgtatttttagtagagacagggtttcaccatgttggccaggctggtcttgaactcctgacctcaagtgatctacctcggcctcccaaaatgctgggattacaggtatgagccacagagCCCCACCCACCCTGTTTCTAATGTTGTGTTTTTgagctttcttccttttcttttcctgattAGTTgacttttcaattatttattttactctaaCCAACTCACCCCAAAGAGTTTGCTCTTACAttaattaattctatttttttatgtattttcttttctttttcttttttttttttgttttgagtcagggtctcgctctgtcactcaggctggagtgcagtgcagatcattgctcactgcaacctctgcctcccttactcaagcgatcctcccacctcagcctcccaagtaactgggactataggtgtgcgctaccacgcccggctaatttttgtattttttgtagagttggagttttgccgtgttgcccaggctggtcttgaactcctgagctcaagcaatccacccgcctcagtctcccaaagtgctgggattacaggcactttgCAGTAGGACCCATTGCGCcccatcattattttattttctaattcgcccatttattattttattccttcttatttcttagaataatttgttgtttttctaacttctttgAGTGAATACTAAACTCACTTACTTTCTTTGTCCTTCTTTACTTATGCCTTTGTTTAGGGCTCTGTTCTACTTAACAATCCAGTTTTAGTCATAGGACAGAGGTTTTGCTAtgtattaatttcattttgttattcAAGATGTTGAGAAATTTgcgtttaaattttttctttgatctgtctctctctgtgtctctctctcctcgtGCCCTCAAAAAACGCTCCCTTTTACCGAGTGGTGGGTGGTAGAATTTTCCCCTTCCAATTTTgttggtcttgctctgttacccagcctggctgcagtggtacaaacatggctcacggcagcctctgtcccctgggctcaagcaatcctcctccttcagcctcccaagtagctggaactacaggtgtgcaccactatgccaggatcttgtttgtattatttgtagagacagggtcttgctatgttgtccaggctggtctcaaactcctgggctcaagcgatcctcctgtcttggcctcccaaaatgctgggattacaggcatgagctatcacacCCAGCCCTATCTTTCTTGTACTGTGACTAGAAAGTGGTCTCTACTCTTTCtccattttgaattttgttaagATTTTCTTCATGGCCTGATACATCATCTATTACCATGAAAATTCCATAGGCACATAAAAGATGTATCCTCTATTATTAGTGCATAGTATTCGACATAAACTACAAAGTCAGCCTTATTAAATATGCATTGAGAtcctctaaatttttatttttaatttttttatctacTGCAAGCTGGGAGAGGTGAGCTATAGTCATATGTTAGTCTTGGTGTCTGTTGGAAGCTGATGCTGTAATTATTTtgatgccattttatttttttttttaactttttatttctgtaggtttTGGGGggaacaggtagtgtttggttacatgagtaagttctttagtggtgatgtgtgagattttggtgcagccatcacccaagcagtatacactgaacccagttTGTAGtcctttatccctcacccccttcctaccctgtccccctgagtccccaaagtcccttgtgtcattcttatgcctttgcatcctcatagcttagctcccacttatgagtgagaacatatgatgtttggttttccatttctgagttacttcccttagaataatagtctccaatcccattcaggttgctgtgaatgccattaattcattcctttttatggctgagtagcattccatcattcttatatatatatcagtttttttatccactcgttgattgatgggcatttgggttgattccacatttttgcagttgtgaattgtgtgaattgtgctgctataaacatgcatgtgcaagtttGACGCCATTTTCTGTGTGTTCTCACATTGAAGCTTTAGCCTAACTCTTAGTGCCCTTTGTCATTATAAAATGCCCCCATTTGTCTAGGTTGCCTCCCTTAACCTTAGATTCAAcattgtctgatattaatatcatgaattcagctttctttttcttttttctttttttttttttttttgagacggagtctcgctctgtcgcctaggctggagtgcagtggcgcgatctcggctcactgcaagctccgcctcccgggttcacgccattctcctgcctcagcctcccgagtagctgggactacaggcgcccgccaccacgccaggctaattttttgtatttttagtagagacggggtttcaccgtgttagccaggatggtctcgatctcctgacctcgtgatccacccttctcggcctcccaaactgctgggattacaggcgtgagccaccacaccctgcccacaTTTCTTCTTCTTAACCTTTATCTggtatgtctttaaaaaaaatttttttttcagtagctttaggggtacaagtggctTTTTGTTATGTGGATGAATTATGTAgcggtgaattctgagattttagtgcgcCTGTCAAAGGAGgagtgtacattgtacctaatGTTCAGTTTTTTACCCTtagcctccctcccacccttccccttctGAGTCTCTCAAGTCCATAATATCACTGGGTAAGGTATGTCTTTGCTTAtacttttaatttcagttttcctAAGAAACTGtatggcatttttttttgttttcaaccaAAGTCAGGTTTTGCCTTTTTGACCTCACCTAAAAGTCTTTCTCTTtaaattgctttgttttgttttgttttggagacagagtctcactctgtccccggtctggagtgcagtagtgccattttggctcactgcaacctccgcctcccaggttcaagtgattcttctgcctcagcctcccgagtagctggaattacagacacctgccaccacacccagctaatttttgtactgttagtagagacggggtttcaacatgttggccaggatggtctcgatctcttgacatcgtcatccgcccgcctcggcctcccaaagtgctgggattacaggcacgagccacctcgcccggcctacATCCTTATTCTTTACAgcataatattctgttgtgtaaATGTGTCACACTTTACCATACTCTTATTGAGGGTGCAATTAACTCATTAATGGAGCAAGCAATTAATGCCCAGTGTggcaaggaaacagagacacgATCACGTTTCTACAGTACTGGTAGAGTTTTTAACTGATACAGTCCCCAAAAGGTATAAGATATCAAAGATCTTAAAAACATATGTACTCTGTAGTCCTAgttgcttaggaggctgaggaaggaggactcctagagcccaggaattcaatggtgcagtgagctatgactgcaccactgcagtccaacctgggcaatggagtgagataCTGCCTCTAAAAACCAAGcaaccaacatacaaaaatctgtgCTCTTTAATTCATGTATAGAAATTCCACGTATAAAAATTCCATGTATAGAAATTTATCTTAAGATAGttatatggctgggcacagtggctcatgcctatagtctcagcaccttgggaggctgaggcaaggggattaCTGGAGTCCagaagttccagaacagcctaagaaacatagtgagacatcgtctctatttaaaaaaatacaaaaaactccccatctctataaaaagtacaaaaagttagccaggcgtggtggcgcacacctgtgatcccagctacacaggaggctgagactgtgGAATCACTTGagcgtgggaggttgaggctgcagtgagccatgatcgtgccgctgtactccagcctgggtgtcagagcaagaccctgtctcagaaaaaaacaaaaaaaaggataattagATAATTATAGAAGAGCCTAATGATTACTCTGCAAGAATCATTATGGGTGCCTTATTTGGAAGCGTAAAAAtgttggaaacaacccaaatatccagcATTAGGGGAAATGGTTGAGAAAATTACAAATCCATCCAGTGGAATCTACAGGGCCATTAGCAGTGCAAGCAGGTGGTGAAGGGACCTTCATCTTATTTGCAGAGAGGCCATGCATAGGCATGCTGGCAGGTGTATTTTTCATTGTACTTTCACTGACCTTACAATATGTGGAAATGGTTCTTCAATTCTGGCAATAGAATAACTCCTCGTCCTGGTTCTGGTGAAGGCATGACAGCTGtgggcatgcatgtgtgtgctggtgtatacgcacacacacatacatgctcaAACTCTTAAACAGGAGCTTCTGCAAACGTGTAATAAGCTGGAGAAAGTCATTTTCATCAGCAGCACCTCCATGAAGAGCACTGGgtttatttgaaagaaatttCTTGATGAATTGCTTAGAAGAGGATATGAGATCACAAATGATCTCAGTGTGTTCAGAACTGCCTTGCAAGAGGCAAGCAGGGGCCTCTTTCAGTTTACTCCGGAGGAAGTGAGAAAACAGAAGAGGGAGTGGGAAGATGTGTCGGGGAGTCCCCAAGACACGCTCAGGTATGACGATTTGCTgcaaagaatctcagaactcaaAAAAGCTGTTGTATTCACAGTTACAGCTTAACACAGTGGAAGGATGCGGATTAAAAATCAGcaaaggggccaggcgcggtggctcatgcctgtaatcccagcgctttgggaggtcgaggccggcGGCCTtgtcacttgggctcaggagttcgagaccagcctggccaacatggcaaaaccccgtctctactaacatataagaattagccaggcatggtggttggcacctgtaatcccagctccttgggaggctgaagcaggagaatcacttgaacctgggaggtggaggttgcagtgagccgagatccagccaccgcactccaaccttggtgacagagtgagactccatctcaaaaataaataaatagataaacaaaatcagcaaaggaaaaAGGTGCTCAGGGCAGAATCCAGGCAGGAGCTTGCAGCTGTACCCTCCTAGATAGTCATATGTGCAGTGCTTAATTCTCCCAGCAATGATGTGTGACAACACACGCAAAACACTGCCAACCAGGGGAACTCACCTGAGCCTTAGTGTCCATGGCTTTTCTTGGGGATCGGTTACCCAGTGTCCAGCCCCTCCAGAGGTCAGGCTGATACAGCATGACCGCAGGCACCCACCATAAATCATGTTGTTAGCATCAACTACCTGGCATGGCCCAAGGCCCCAGATATACAGAAGCCCTCTTATCAGGCAGAATATTTTAAGCCGTTAGCAGTTATCTTGCAGGAACAGGTGAAGAGCCAGTCCTTCCTCTGAGATGTGCAGGGTTTAACCATTCCAAGCCTCTTGAGATAACCCTGTAGTGAACAGAAGAGAAGGGGAAATGAAGGTaaggaggctgggagtggtggctcatacctgtaatcccagcactttgggaggtggaagcagaggcgggtggatcacctgagatcaggagtttgagaccagcctggccaacacggcgaaaccccatctctactaaaaatacaaaaattagctgagcatggtggcgctcacctgtgatcccagctattcgggaggctgaggcaggagaatcgttgcaccttggagacggagattgcagtgagctgagatcatgccaccactcCAGTGTGGGGGACAGAGTGTGacccaaataataataaaattccaaataataaataaataacaatatttcttatgtattattaatttaataaatatatattataaatttattaaatttataaatttaataaatatgaatataataaaaataatatattttatttttaaatataataaatataaatataataaaaataaatataataatatataataaatataatatatatattttaaaaatataatatatttttaaataatatattttaatttatttaaatattttaaatatatttattttaaaatataataaatataataaatataaacatatatttattattaataaatatatttattaataataaatttagtatttattatttatgtctccaaataataaaataaaaaataaaatagggagaGATCAGAAGACTCTTGTGTATAGGGTGCCTTGCAGTAATCcccaaatcacacacacacacacacacacacacacacacacacacaaaacctataAGAAATCCCAGAAACCTTTCTGTAAATGAAGGTCGAGTTTTGCATCAGAGAAAACGTGTTTGATTGAGGCCAGGGTGGTGGAGAACGGAAGTGACGACAGACAGAAGCCAGCAGAAGTAAGGCACGAGGCTCCACAGAATCACGGGATGGTTGCAGCTAGATTCTAACATCAGAGGGGCAAGATTTGAAGTGGAGAGGCTGATCTGATGAGGAGGAAGGACAaactaacttatttatttatttgtttgtttatttattttagagacaaggtctcactctgttgcctagcctggagtgcagtggttcatgcaatcatagctcactgcagccttgaactcctgggctcaagccatcctcccacctcagcctctcaagtagctgggactacaagcacatgtttttaaatctagctaattttttttaatttttcttatagaCACTTGctatgggatcttgctatgttgcccaggctggtcttaaactcctgacctcaagcagtcttcctgcctttgtctcctaaagctctgggattacaggcatgagccaccacattcagcctGGAAAGAATTGGTAAATGGCCCCATCCCAGTTGAGTCAAAGACTCAGAGAATCAGGGCAGAGCATTAGGTTTTCATTGCCTTTTAACTCATTGGGTGAATCTAATGTGTAGCCAGAGTCGAGACCCACTGCTCCAAGGTGTTTTCTTCACAGTCATAGCAATAGTCTTGTTCCATATTACCTTAAAatagtttctcaacctcagcactattcacattttGGGTAGGATAATTCTTTGTTCTGAGAGGCTGTTTGGTAGATTGTAGGATGTTTCTTTGGCAGTATCCCTGGCCTTTACCCCACTATAGTCTGGTAGCACTCCATTCCCAGTtatgacaataaaaaatgtctccagacattgtcaattGACCAGTCCTAGCTGGTCAAAATCTCCTCTGGTTGAGAACTACTGCCTTGCAAGAATTATTGAAGTTGTCACTTGTGGAAAATTTGCTTGCAGGGAGAAATCTTTCCCTGCAACTCGTCTGTCTATGCTCTGCTAGCATATCAATCAAATCTTTGTGAGGTGTTGGTGGTGGTGCGGGGCAGCTGATTGCGGTTCCTTTTCAGTGGAAAGTTGTGAGTGGTTGTACTGAAGAAATGGTACATGCCAGCATAAATGGGAAACCTTCTGAGTGTTTGTGAGAAATGATGTTCAAGAGAATAAGTGTGCCAGgagtggtggatcacgcctgtaatctcagcactttgggaggctgaggtggaaggatggcttaaagtcagaagtttgagaccaactggggcagcatagcaagaccccatctctacaaaaattaaaaaattagatgggcagccaggagcagtggctcatgcctgtaatcccagtactttgggaggccaaggcgggtggatcacgaggtcaggagattgaaaccatcctggctaacacagtgaaaccccgtctctactaaaaatacaaaagaaaaaattagccaggcgtggtggcaggtgcctgtagtcccagctacttgggaggctgaagcaggagaatggcatgaacccgggaggcagagcttgcagtgagtcaagatcacgccactgcactccagcctggggacagagcaagactccgtctcaaaaaaaaaaaaaaaaaaaaaattagatgggcattgtgacacatgcctgtggtgccagctactcaggaggttgaggtggaaagatcacttgagccccggaggtcaaggctgccagtGAGCTattggcactgcactccagcccagatgacagagcaagaccctgtcttagagaaaaaaaaaaaaaaaaatatatatatatatatatatatatatatatggcaggggcaggggcagtggtGACAGCTGGAAAAAATCTCAACTCCAACATTTACTCACTGGCTTATCTTGGTTGTCTAGTTAGTTTTTACTAACCGAAGGCACTCCAAAACTTAATTGCTTAAAAAAACACcactcttggctgggcatggtggctcacacctgtaatcccagcattttgggaggctgaggcgggtggatcatttgggatcaggagttcgagagcagcctggccgatatgacgaaacaccatctctactaaaaatacaaaaattagcagggcgcagtggc from Pan troglodytes isolate AG18354 chromosome 18, NHGRI_mPanTro3-v2.0_pri, whole genome shotgun sequence harbors:
- the LOC100611120 gene encoding LOW QUALITY PROTEIN: putative uncharacterized protein FLJ45256 (The sequence of the model RefSeq protein was modified relative to this genomic sequence to represent the inferred CDS: substituted 1 base at 1 genomic stop codon), encoding MLVETGFCHVGQAGLELLSPSDKAAGLDLPKRWDYRHEPPRLAPLLIFNPHPSTVLSCNCEYNSFFEFXDSLQQIVIPERVLGTPRHIFPLPLLFSHFLRSKLKEAPACLLQGSSEHTEIICDLISSSKQFIKKFLSNKPSALHGGAADENDFLQLITRLQKLLFKSLSMYVCVRIHQHTHACPQLSCLHQNQDEELFYCQN